GAActtatgcgggccgcctgaggttctCAGCTCAGCAACAACTTTTAAataatgacagaaatggtccctgtgaGCTTTTAAGGTCATTTTaggcacgtttaaggcccgttaacctcattttaaggctctacTATGATGCTCAAACATAAGGGACATGAAACATACTCAAAGATAtgccagatgtcggttcgtttggccgtacggtcacgttgttcgtctaattacgacgaaacacgaacggacgcgaaaaacgatccaaacatgcgacgaatggaattttatcaagccatacactaaaataagatattttagtgcttacataaatttttgagtgtccggggatattctgaatgcgagatatgcgcaaaagtgcaaacttgtacactttttgacacttttagtccctgcatgacgtaaaagtttatttttgctcACCAatcacctctaagcctatatctaagctatataaaggataaataggttATGCTTAACtcatggacatattccggaaggtccattaccatacgattcgacctacttttgcagtttgacacaaatagtcctttaattgcgcaaagaagcgcgaaatgtcgtttagtgatatccaagccttccatggcccatattgatcattcccaagcatatacttaaatattactacgctcctgattgcttaaatggtcaccgaaaggtgtagattcaaaagttgacgctttaggtccctctattgcgcaaacttgcgcatctcatcatttaatagcattgaaacctcatctaatccatattaggcattcttggaagtattattaaacatcacgatgcttcgggtttgctaaaagatcattcagaggtataattaaacatattgacacttttaacccctctaacttgcaaagttgcgcgtaactttacttataggcataaaaaccttggttggccaataattggcattcccgagaatataatcaaatatcatgaagctcccggtttgtcaaatggtcattcagaggtaaggattaacatgttgacgcttttaacccttcattgcgcaaactttcaattaattacgcaaacggctacacttgatcaaaaagtggctcatttgtgaatataaatatcgtgagaggttatttagcaacttattttaggtatgctaacacttccagtcctttcataatcaaagtttttgatttttcgaaaaattagtccctaaatttcaatgtttgacttcattagagtttattacacgtgtcaatacatcattggacgtgactTTACGAAGTGTTACACCTACCGATATTCTCGGCGAGATGGACGAtatgaaattaaataaatgtaattttgtatactaaatactaaaaatgtcgtatctttaaaaaaagcCGTGTATAATCagattgaataaatctaccaaataataaaaaaattacatccttaaaaaccccgtatgttacacgtgttgaatagatctaaaaaagagttatatctttaaaaacaatgTGTATTAcgcatattaaataaatgtaattttgtatattaaatactaaaaaggtcgtatctttaaaaaaacctgtGTATAGTTGGGTCAAAAAATCTACCAAATGATAAAaacattatatccttaaaaacatCTTGTATtatacgtgttgaataaatctaattttacataagaaatgataaaaatttatatctttaaaaacttcgtgtattacacgggttatataaatgtaactttgtatagtaaataataaaaaaattatatttttcaaaaccccGTATTTTAGACTTGTTGAATAagtataattttatatatcaaataataaaaaagtggggaacttatgaaagatgaaaagtatataagagactaaagttgaaagtaaaaaaagtgttgagattaatttgcaaaagataaaaagctttgggttgaaagtaaaaaaaaattaaaggggtcaaattgcaaaagatgaaaacttttgaattagaagtgaaaaatcatattaatcaaaggggttaaaataccaaagattgaaactttagacttaaattgtcaaagattaaaattttagagttaaaaaagaaatcaattaaacaaaagagataaatagatttagttaaattgactttaatattattattattaatagatttagttaaattgaatttattattattgtttaataaaagagataaataaaaataagggtgagaaattaccagggaatgacatgtgtccaaaaaggatttttgtttattagtatagaaagattatagtagatagatttatATTTAACATGTACAATATTAAGAATAATTcaaattttataattattttgttCTTTGAATACAACTAATCTtatcattcaacccgtgtaacaaaCTAGTGATATAATGTATCAACGAGGAATGTGGGCCTGATTCAATCCACGTAAGCATAACAATGTTTTTTTTGTGCATCTCGTAATTTGATTTAACCATAAATGGGCTAGGTGAGACGACCCTTCAATTCTAAATGGGCCAAATCTATATGGCCCATAAATTTATTTATTCAGTTCACAAATAAACCGGAACAAATGTTCATAGTTAATACTTTATATATGCCTATAGTCGTCCTATACGAGTCCACAATAATCGAGCCCACATGAACCAAGCGAGAGCTGGAACCAGGCAAGTAGACTCCGATCTTAATCACTTCCGGGTCACGGACCATGAGTCCGGACCTATATTTACTAATGAGTCGAGACTCGAGCTACATTGAACTCAAACACACCCTAAAGACAATAAATTAAGCCGGTTTAATGATGTTCAAACTTATGTATACACATAGATTGCCTTTTTTATTGGTTCACTCATTCTTGGCTGGCTCGGGCTCCAACCGCGAAAAATTCCGTAATGACTTCCAGTGGCATCCCTTTTGTTTCTGGAACCTTTAAGAGCACAAACACCCATGAAATAGCACACACGACGGCATAAATTCCGAAAACTCCCTCCAGCCCGATAGTAGAAAGCATCACGGGCAATGTGTATGTCACAATGATATCACATATCCAGAAGACTAGTGCACATATGGCAATGCAGACTCCACGAACCCGTGTTGGGAAGATTTCTGAGCATAAAATGTTTGGAATCGGGCCGTAAGCCATGACAAAACAGCAAAAGTAGACAACCACACACACTGTTGAGATAACTGCCTGTATTACAGATCCCATCTTGATTATGTTACTCATAACGAGGATCACCAGAGACGCTATTAGTATGGGAATTGTAGTCAGCAAAAGAGCCCTGAAAAGGAAGAGTTAGTAGGGGCGTTTTCGTCTTTTCACATTATGCTACAGGGAGTGATTTCAACCCGTTTACCTATAACGGATCAGTTTGGGTTATGTTGACGGGTGGTCACATGGCTTATGCTAAAATATTTAGAACCATATTTTGCACATCATAATGGTAATGATTAAAAGAATGGATAATAACATCGTTTGCAGGTTGATCTGTCCAGACACGTTTTGGCACACTAAAAAATCCGATCCGATCTGACCATAACCCTTTTTGACCTGTTACCCAACCTGGTGTAGAAGCAATCTATGAACCACACTAAAAACATCCATTTTTACCCAAGCTCGTTTGACCCGTTACCCGGTCCGCCCTGCCAATCTTGCCACCTTTGATGGTATCCTCATGTAAAAGCATGGTTACATTACCTTCGACCCGTGATATCCATGAACCGCATGGCAATAGCAATACATGGAAGCATTAAAAGAGTTGTGAATGCACTAATGAGAAAAGAAGCGGAATCTGAACCAAGGCCATGGCTCGATAAAAGAACACTCACACCCGCTTGCTCGAGGATTTGAGGTGTGTAGTACATAACCCCGTTTATTCCTGAaaactacattaaacataaaaacgagcattttaattaattttattcaGAAAAATTACAAGAGTTAAACCCTTCTTTTGTTTAGGAAAATCAAACCATGTACACATATACGGGTCAATTTGGGTTGTGTTTTATCTAAATGGTCAAATTAGTTAGAAATGCATAAGAATATGTTCGCGGGTTGGGCCAACCAATTCAACCTGTTTACCAACCCATCCATGTGGTCCAAACAGATCATTTCTTACCTGCTGAAGCATTTGGATTGAAACCCCAACAAACAACGCACGTGAAACCCCCGGATCAAGAAGTGCAGACCACATTGGCGTACTGGAAGCGGTCTCTGACGGGTGAACCATCGCGGGTCCCACAGGACATTGACTCATGAGCTCTTTAGAGTACAAAGCAGGTTGACTCACTAGAGCCGAAGCTTGAACATATTCACCATCAACAGGAACATTGCCACCACTACCTGGAACCGAAACAAGTGACCCGCGGCGGGACCCGCCAGGCCCACTCGGTTCTTGATGCAAATATATTCTCTTAAACCCACCTTCCTTTTCCCCATCTTCACCTTCTTTTTCCGACCACTTCCACGCCAACTGCCACCCACCGCCGATCCCCATGCCACCATGTGCTGCCGCCGAAACACTCGTTGTTTGCCGCGAAATCAACGGGCTTTGTAAATTCTCATCATATTCATCTCCACCGTCCGTCCCATACCCTTCACCTTCATTTTGTACACTCTCTTCATCCCATTGGTCGTCTTTCACTGGCGGGTCCATCGTACTAAACATGCTACCCCAATTCTGGAACAACATGCTTCTCATGCTTCCTGACTCGGGTTGTTTTTCGTGAACACTGCCAAAGAGGGTAACAAGTGGGTCCATTAATGGAATGCTTGAGTTGACCGTGGTTCCTTGACGGGATAAGATACTACGCATGCTTTGACTTTGACCGTGGGCCGGTTTTGCTATCCATGAGAGACCCTTTTCGGGCCCGTATAACTTGATTTCGTCTTTGTGAGACGTTGGATCTTCGGTATCTTCAGTTTCCAAACCGAGCATGTATTCTTCAATCGATGTGTCACCTCCAACCGCTAAACCTTCTACTAGTAATGCCAGTTCGCCTGTTATTCAAGTTGTTACAGTTTACATATAGTATCCGAATACTTGCAGTTGCCAATGAAAATGgatgggtcaaacgggttgggcCATGGGACAAAATGGGTACCTTTTGTATGTGTTAAGATGGGTCGGGTCGGGCTAGGTTGGTCCAATACACTTTTTCCAAAGTTTAAAACGTCAaataggggtgctaaacgggtcgcgTTTGCgagttggcgggttcaacccgacccgaacccaaaaTTTTATAccaacccgaacccgaaaatcgtgttatacatatgaacccgaacacggCCTGAATATTCGCGGAACATGACCCGTTCTACCCGATTTTTttcgcaaattaatatattaaaatttacTACAAAAATATAATACAATTACTTTgtaattataaaatcttatgtcaatatctctttttaagttataattatggcataaaatatACATTCAACTTAATTTATTATATAAAacatattataaaaaataaaataaaatataacataaatgtTTTAAACCTGCCAACCCGACCAGGTTACacgaacctgacccgtttagctaaacgggttcacgggttcaacctgaaactgacccgaacccgtttagactaaatcCAAACCCGTGAATTTCATGTTAAGTTcaggtcgtgtcagaaattcacacccctagcGCCAAATACTATTAAAAAGTGCGTCTTATTTCagtaatatatatttaaaaaaaaacaatctaCAGGAAGTTCTATACATGTTTCCTTTTAGTTGGTTTCTATtttacccattttgacccattaacaATAGTGTATAACTTAAACGGGCTCACTCATTAGTAAATGGGTCGAAATTGCCCAGTGTACATTTAGACAAAGAAAAAGATACCCGAAACATCTTCTTTGCCACGTAATCTTTGCAAGACGCGTTTTGCCTCCGCCATCTTTCCTTTACTCACAAGCCATCGCGGCGATTCGAGCAAATAGAAAACCGTTAACACAAAATAAACAAGTGCTGGAATACAAACAACACCCAACATCAACCTCCAACTTGTTGAAGCCATCAATGACAACCCGAAAACCATACAATATGCCAAAAACATTCCACCCGAGCCCGTGAATTGTGGGAGTGTATTTAACAATCCCCGAACCTCAGGAGGAGCGGTTTCGGATATATAAATAGGTGTTAAAGTGACTGCTAAACCAACTCCAAATCCATCTATTAATCTTGCTAGAAGAAGAACATAGACATTAGGTGACCAAAGCATTATTAGTCCACCAATGAAGTAAAAGAAAGATGAGAGTATTAGCATGGGGCGGCGGCCCACTGTATCGGATATGGGCCCGGAGCAAGTTGTGATCAGGGTCGCCCCGATTAGTGACATGGCAACAACTAGGCCTTCTATTGTACTTCCAAGTGTTAGCTCCTTCTTTATGTATACCACAGCTCCTATATGTGTTAATTATGGATACATACAACAGGAATGTCAATTTCTAACATGACACAAATTTCacgggtttgggtttagtctaaatgggttcgggtcaaacaAGCAAACATGTTTACCTAAACGGGTTTTGTTCAGGTAAACATATTGGGTTCGCCGGTTGACTTGTTTAACCGGTTTCATTTTATACTTAAAAAATATGTATGTTTTTATGTTATGGCGTAAATTGATTGAGATAAAAGAGAAAGAAgcatcaagtttttttttttttttttttttaatttttaattttaatgttatcttttaaataaaaataaatctcGGGTTAATGGGGCCGGGAAAGTTTCGCGTCATGTTCAAGTTGATGTGTCTGACACGATTTCTGGGTTCATGTCAAATTTTCTTGTTCGTGTCAGGTTCGACCCGCTAACACTACCCATTTAGCACCCCTAAGTCATAAAGATTTTTGGTACGTGTCAAAACGAGACGAGACGGGTTTAGGGTTATCACTGCAAAAACTAAAGAGAAAGAAGTAGAGTACCTGCAATTGTAGCATTATCCCAACCTTGTAAAAGATTGCCAATTGTAGCAATAATAGCAACCAATGCAGCCCCATTCATGTTCTTCAAATTCAAAACCCTAGATCAAAACCCATTTGTACAAAAAATGAACTTTTGGTATAACTAACTTTCTCCATTTCTTGAcatacacccccccccccccccccccaagtctTTAGCTTGGAAAGGAACCTAGATCTATTTCACTTTCCTGATCACATAACTaaaatcttcaaaaaaaaaagatactTTTTTTACTACCCATTTAATTTCAAGAAAGTGAAAAGATAGCAAGAGTGAAAGTACAAGCTTTAAAGCTTTGCTTACCACATCATGATCATGATCACATGCATACACACCTTCTGTATctatatttaaattaaattaaattaaataaagaataaaaaaGGAAACAGAAAATACCTGAAAGCAGAGAGATGGCCCAAGAATTCTGGATGGAATCTTGCAAAAAGCTACAAACTTTCTTTATAAATGATTAAGTTAGGAAAATGTTGCTGTTCAGTCCCACCAACCCAAAACAAATCACTAAATTTCTTAAAATCATTCTCAAAATCATCatgttttcttttttattttcaagacCAATCAGCCATATTTATTATGAGTACCCAGAAACCAAAGGTTGAAAAAGGCTCAAGTTTTCTGCATGATTTTTCAAGATTATACCGGGCTCTCTTACTATCCAAACTAATTCAACTCAACTCAGCTCGTATATAAAACTCGAGTTTTGACTCGTTTTCAAAGTTCTACACTTTAAACTCAAACGTGACTTCAGCTCggtttgtttattatttatttattttatttatttatatacgcagtggcggaactagaacattaactcagggtatccccaatttttttttttaccatgcaatcatacaatattaaaaaaacaacaataaataaataaagtaaaaaattcttttcgaccgcacaaaccgTAGTATTGTTCAAAAATTCCGAGTCGATTCGATTGCGAaaatccgtcttgacaagcttcaatttcgaaaTTTTTTTTAGTTATTTGGGCTTTTATTTGGTTATTTGGGCTAATCTAATGTGCAATTACTTAGTTATTTGGGCTTATTATTTGGGTTTGTATCATCACCAACTGGGCTTATTATTAgtttgtaaaaaagtttttgagGGGTGTCCTCGTAGTTGTTTAGAGTTGTCCTTAGTATAAAAAGCggaaaaaaaatttttttttacactaccggaaaaaagttgagccgtagcccgtgctacacCTGGACCTTCTTTAGGTCCGCCCctgtatatatgtatatggttatatatatatatatataggacgaagatccgttaggaaccaccctttattgcgagaaccgcgaaaaccaatgtgaacacaaccaaaaatgcctaaaaatagctaaaaaacactcaaaaattttttttttaatatttttttattaaaaagtcgctacttttagtagcaaaaaaaaattaaattttttttatttggctactaaaagtagcgattttaacataaaaaatattaaaaaataaaatttagatttttttttatttttttagtttttttagattttttaggttttttgaggggtttagtttttagcattttagcttgggggtggggtgggggggggggttaggtttttggggggtgggggaggggggtttaggttttttttttttttttttgaagggggggggggggtttaggtttttttttttttttttttgaagggggggggggggttaggtttttttagctattttaggttgtgttcacattggttctcgcggttctcgcatgaaccttaccctatatatatatatatatatatataggggaccgctagaatgagaaccatcCCGAGTTGTaaaaaccgcgagaaccacaccatctgggtcgccgtttaccacgattttttttttacaactagatgtgtgtattataaacacagccgtaaaaaaaaattttaaacgcccccccccccccccccgagggggtagttttttacaccacaagtttggtgtttttatttttttttacaccaaacttgtggtgtaaaaaactacccccttggggggggggggcgtttaaattttttttttacggctgtgtttataatacacacatctagttgtaaaaaaaaatcgtggtaaacggcgacccggatggtgtggttctcgcgattcttacaactcggggtggttctcattttagcgcaattatatatatatatatatatatatatatatatatatatatatatatatatatatataggataaggatccgttaggaaccaccctttattgcgagaaccgcgagaaccagtgtgaacacatgaCAAAATTGTAATTATGTGGTATTTATTAAAAAACACACGCCCTTCTTCTCACCACTCTGTTCACGATGTACAACTTTTAATATTAGGGTTTCATTcatcagcttcagcttttaatatTAGGGTTTAATTCATCAGATCAGATTGTTGTATACATTGACGGACGACGGCCGACGGCGTTCACGTAACTCACCGGAGTTCACAGCGGCGACATCCGGGCACGGTGTTTCCGACAGCATTCACAACGAACAACCCACCATTTACACCCTCTACATGGCATCATCTGATTCATCACGTGTCGATCCTCACACATCTGATGTTCCTCCTCATACATTCTCTGATAATGCTCCTCATACATCTGATGCTGACATTGTTGGTCCATCTGCTGGTAATACAATTGATAGTCACAAGATACCTACAAATACAGAACATCAAGAGTGGAAAATCATTCGATTTGTGACTAAAGGTATTATGTTGACTGTAAATGAGGTATATACaatgatgttgtattaaattatatccacatgtgcattatgtttactgtaaattatatgcacatgtgcattatgttgaaaattagaCTATATCGTGATGTATGTATTCTGAACAAGTGCCTTATGGATAACTATCCAATTATGTACAAAATGGCAGCAAACAAAGGGTCTTGGGTCGCGGACAACTACAAAAGAATAGGGGAGGTCACTGTGTGAGATTGGCAATAGAAGAACAAGCCGACAACCAGGGAGGCATCGGTGGAGTATATGCAACTTTTGGCGCTGCTGAAAGACACCCGAATGAAGACAGGTCAATATGGGTTGGGTTGGCACTCGGAAAAATAAGTCGACTTTCAATGTTAAACCCGTTAGATAGGATTTGTGTGTCACAAGCGGGGACCCGTCGAGTGGCTTTGTAATGACCTGGAACGGTTGGGCTACACCTAAGCCAATATGTTAGCATGGAAAGGTGTCGAAGGCAGGTTACTGACATAGACAGAGCTGTAAAAAGGGGGAATTCATATCAGTGACACATTGTGCCCGGGTTGCGGATACGAGCAAGAAACTGTTGAACACATGCTCATTCCGTGTTTGATGTCGAAAATGCTATGGTGGATGGTCAGAGCATGGCTGGGAGTAGAAGATTTACATTCTTACTCAACAGTGGCAAATATTCTCTCTTTTTTCCTGGAAGCTGGATATTtctaagaagaagaaaaaggcagTCAACTGCATAGTGATGGTTACATCATGGATCGTATGGTCGAGCAAAAATGAGAAGGTTTTCAAAGTCGTGCAGTGTTCAAATACTAGAAGACTGGAATAAGTCAATGGGTGTACTCTGTTGTGGATGAAAGTCATAGCCAAAATGGAGAATTTAGTGATTGAAGAGTGGTACACCAGTGGTGTGATGTAATAGAAAAATAGGAGTTTATATGTTTACTATAAGTGTACTTCTCTAGTTCATGTCTAAAGGTATGGTTTGAATATATGGCATCTTGTTATGTTAAAAAAATGTCGTTATATATAAATTGATAATGCTCGTGTGCATTATGTTGACAATTACATTATGCACACGTGCATTATATTGACAATTAAATTATGTATACATTTGAAAAATATAGGATGATAAGGGTGATGCAGACGATATAAGATTTCAAAAACTGTTCCAGAGACATACGAGAGATGTACGTACATACGAGAGACGTACGTCTATTTATCGGTGAACGTGATTCATACATTATACTACATACAATGAAACCCCAATTTGCCAACATCAAAGACTTTTAGTTTGATTACGTTATAGTTGATAACGAGCTACAATCGTTCTTAGATGTTCAACCCGACGTCGTAAATCGACCAACCCAAATTTATGATTCTTGAATTAACTATTTATGACGATAAACAAATTCCAATCAATATTCACTTTGATTCTGTTTTTTTTAGTTGTCATGATGTGGATTATTAAATTTacattttgattatgtttttagTTGTTTTCATGTGCATTACCAAACTTAATGTATTGACAGaaagatgcacatgtgcatacatgttttTCTGTTTAACTTAACATGGTTATTTGATACGAAAAAAAGATGCACACGCGCAATATACGTGTTCTAATAATGCTCTTACCCATACATATTTTTTAACAACATACCAGCACGCTTTGATACGTATATACATCGCTTTAATAAACATAATACATCCTTTGATATACATAATACATCGACATATGATTACTAATTTTGAATAATGCACATATGCATCCATACATAATTTATCCTATACAACTATTGTCAACCAAATATACCCACACCACATCAGTTAGCCACTTACTACTgcccaaacaaaaaaaaataaaaaaaataaacactacGTGTTTCATGTCCTTGAGTCACCCACATATAACGTCCATAACATCATATTGTCTGTTCCTTTTTCCAATTGTTGAGCACACCCCAGCATTAGGAATGATTCAACGCCTCTTCGTCTAACATCTGCTTAACTCTTTCATCTTTGCTTAACTCTTTCATATGTTAATCCATGTATTTTTTTTCCATCGATGATCTACAATGAGCATGTGTATCAACATTAATTTAGGATCAACATATAAGATATGTACATGTGCATCCTTATATACATGTGCATAAACATTAAATACCTTAATAACCTATGTTgacaaactatgcacatgtgcatattaacatattctatcaatttatgcacatgtgcataactatatacCACACAGTTATACCTTATTAATATATTCCAAGATGAAATACACATTCGCATAACTgtatatcacaccaaaaaaacacctAAATAAAACTAAATACCGATTACAGATCATTGATGCATAGGTGAGACTCCTATTCAAAGTCATATGCATCAACATTATCTACCTAGTTAAACTATTATTGCAAACTATGCACACATGCATATTAACCTATTATAAcaatttatgcacatgtgcataactatatagATCACAAATTTAGTTTATTATCCTGTTATGAGTAATCA
This is a stretch of genomic DNA from Helianthus annuus cultivar XRQ/B chromosome 16, HanXRQr2.0-SUNRISE, whole genome shotgun sequence. It encodes these proteins:
- the LOC110886771 gene encoding monosaccharide-sensing protein 2, which produces MNGAALVAIIATIGNLLQGWDNATIAGAVVYIKKELTLGSTIEGLVVAMSLIGATLITTCSGPISDTVGRRPMLILSSFFYFIGGLIMLWSPNVYVLLLARLIDGFGVGLAVTLTPIYISETAPPEVRGLLNTLPQFTGSGGMFLAYCMVFGLSLMASTSWRLMLGVVCIPALVYFVLTVFYLLESPRWLVSKGKMAEAKRVLQRLRGKEDVSGELALLVEGLAVGGDTSIEEYMLGLETEDTEDPTSHKDEIKLYGPEKGLSWIAKPAHGQSQSMRSILSRQGTTVNSSIPLMDPLVTLFGSVHEKQPESGSMRSMLFQNWGSMFSTMDPPVKDDQWDEESVQNEGEGYGTDGGDEYDENLQSPLISRQTTSVSAAAHGGMGIGGGWQLAWKWSEKEGEDGEKEGGFKRIYLHQEPSGPGGSRRGSLVSVPGSGGNVPVDGEYVQASALVSQPALYSKELMSQCPVGPAMVHPSETASSTPMWSALLDPGVSRALFVGVSIQMLQQFSGINGVMYYTPQILEQAGVSVLLSSHGLGSDSASFLISAFTTLLMLPCIAIAMRFMDITGRRALLLTTIPILIASLVILVMSNIIKMGSVIQAVISTVCVVVYFCCFVMAYGPIPNILCSEIFPTRVRGVCIAICALVFWICDIIVTYTLPVMLSTIGLEGVFGIYAVVCAISWVFVLLKVPETKGMPLEVITEFFAVGARASQE